In one Streptomyces sp. NBC_01241 genomic region, the following are encoded:
- a CDS encoding exodeoxyribonuclease III, giving the protein MRIATWNVNSITARLPRLLAWLESSGTDVLCIQETKCAAEQFPADALRELGYESAVHATGRWNGVALVSRAGLSDVVEGLPGGPEYEGAQEPRAISATCGPVRVWSVYVPNGREIEHPHYAYKLRWFEALQKAVAADAAGPRPFAVLGDFNVAPTDEDVWDPALFEGATHVTPAERAALAALRREGLSDVMPRPLKYDRPYTFWDYRELRFPKNKGMRIDLVYGNAPFAAAVTDSYVDREERKGKGASDHAPVVVDLDV; this is encoded by the coding sequence ATGCGCATCGCCACCTGGAACGTCAATTCGATCACCGCCCGGCTCCCGAGACTGCTGGCCTGGCTGGAGAGCTCCGGCACGGATGTGCTGTGCATCCAGGAGACCAAGTGCGCCGCCGAACAGTTCCCGGCGGACGCGCTCCGCGAGCTCGGCTACGAGTCCGCGGTCCACGCCACGGGCCGGTGGAACGGGGTCGCGCTGGTCTCCCGGGCCGGCCTGTCCGACGTCGTCGAGGGCCTGCCCGGCGGCCCCGAGTACGAGGGCGCGCAGGAGCCCCGGGCGATCTCCGCGACCTGCGGTCCGGTCCGCGTCTGGTCGGTGTACGTGCCCAACGGGCGCGAGATCGAGCACCCGCACTACGCGTACAAGCTGCGCTGGTTCGAGGCCCTGCAGAAGGCCGTCGCGGCGGACGCCGCGGGCCCGCGGCCGTTCGCGGTCCTGGGCGACTTCAACGTGGCGCCGACCGATGAGGACGTCTGGGATCCGGCGCTCTTCGAGGGCGCCACCCATGTCACCCCCGCCGAGCGCGCGGCCCTCGCCGCACTGCGCCGGGAGGGGCTGTCCGACGTCATGCCGCGCCCGCTCAAGTACGACCGCCCGTACACCTTCTGGGACTACCGGGAGCTGCGCTTCCCGAAGAACAAGGGCATGCGGATCGACCTCGTCTACGGTAACGCGCCCTTCGCCGCGGCGGTCACGGACAGCTACGTGGACCGCGAGGAGCGCAAGGGCAAGGGTGCGTCCGACCATGCCCCGGTGGTCGTGGATCTCGACGTCTGA
- a CDS encoding amino acid ABC transporter ATP-binding protein, translating into MAVDPLIELRDVNKFYGQLHVLRDINLTVGRGEVVVVIGPSGSGKSTLCRTINRLETIESGHIAIDGRPLPEEGKGLAELRAEVGMVFQSFNLFAHKTVLDNVSLAQLKVRKRKKDEADRRSRELLERVGLASQADKFPAQLSGGQQQRVAIARALAMDPKALLFDEPTSALDPEMINEVLEVMQQLARDGMTMVVVTHEMGFARSAANRVIFMADGRVIEDRTPEAFFTAPESDRAKDFLSKILKH; encoded by the coding sequence ATGGCCGTCGATCCTTTGATCGAGCTGCGGGACGTCAACAAGTTCTACGGACAGTTGCACGTACTGCGGGACATCAATCTCACCGTCGGTCGCGGGGAGGTGGTGGTGGTCATCGGCCCCTCGGGCTCCGGCAAGTCGACGCTCTGCCGGACCATCAACCGGCTTGAGACGATCGAGTCCGGGCACATCGCGATCGACGGCAGACCTCTCCCCGAGGAGGGCAAGGGGCTGGCCGAGCTCCGGGCCGAAGTGGGCATGGTCTTCCAGTCGTTCAACCTGTTCGCGCACAAGACCGTGCTGGACAACGTCTCGCTCGCCCAGCTCAAGGTCCGCAAGCGGAAGAAGGACGAGGCCGACCGGCGTTCGCGGGAGCTGCTGGAGCGGGTCGGACTCGCCTCGCAGGCCGACAAGTTCCCCGCCCAGCTCTCCGGCGGCCAGCAGCAGCGCGTGGCCATCGCCCGCGCCCTCGCCATGGACCCCAAGGCGCTCCTCTTCGACGAGCCGACCTCGGCACTCGACCCGGAAATGATCAACGAGGTGCTGGAGGTCATGCAGCAACTCGCCCGGGACGGCATGACCATGGTCGTCGTCACGCACGAGATGGGCTTCGCCCGCTCCGCCGCCAACCGCGTGATCTTCATGGCCGACGGGCGCGTCATCGAGGACCGCACTCCCGAGGCGTTCTTCACCGCCCCGGAGAGCGACCGCGCCAAGGACTTCCTGTCCAAGATCCTGAAGCACTGA
- a CDS encoding DUF6131 family protein — MIVIGVVLLLVAFLAEITILWTVGIILIVIGAILFLPGRLGHAVGGRRHYW; from the coding sequence GTGATCGTCATCGGAGTCGTTCTGCTGCTTGTGGCGTTCTTGGCCGAGATCACCATTCTGTGGACGGTCGGGATCATTCTGATCGTGATCGGAGCGATCCTGTTCCTGCCGGGCCGCCTGGGCCATGCGGTCGGCGGACGACGGCATTACTGGTAG
- a CDS encoding tyrosine-type recombinase/integrase: MSVPIKKLPPNAKGQIRYRFVVDVGTHSSTGKRQQVTRTFGTLREAKAEYARITNRRYETASVPFEARTLDEWLDQWLAKKAEDLEVSTVYSYTMTLGRLRGRLGHIRLQELTEDDVEAWMKWALREGRVRGGKAGTGLGVASVEMSLARLREALDRAVTRRLVEVNVAREVTIPRNLRKAERRTKAMLPPWNLAEVRAFVCAVKDDRLCAAFLLSLMGLRPAEICGMRWADVDLGRATLAVTRTRTLMGNRFVVEKDAKSLAGERQLPLPDLVGEALAGFKATQIAEKLAAGERYEDNGYVLVDRLGRALNGRQLRERAYQVMAENALRRVRLYDARASCFTYLANNGVPDHLLARWAGHTDVRTTKRWYVKPDVEDLRPAADTWGELARAPAPAHEENVRCGSVKG, from the coding sequence GTGTCTGTTCCGATCAAGAAGCTTCCCCCTAATGCGAAGGGGCAGATCCGGTACCGGTTTGTGGTCGATGTGGGAACTCACTCCTCGACTGGGAAGCGGCAGCAGGTGACCCGCACCTTCGGCACGCTGAGGGAAGCGAAGGCCGAGTATGCGCGCATCACGAACCGTCGCTACGAGACGGCGTCCGTGCCGTTCGAAGCGCGGACGCTGGACGAGTGGCTCGATCAGTGGCTCGCAAAGAAGGCGGAGGACCTGGAGGTGAGCACCGTCTACAGCTACACCATGACCCTGGGCCGGCTTCGGGGAAGACTCGGGCACATCCGGCTTCAGGAACTCACTGAGGATGACGTCGAGGCATGGATGAAGTGGGCGCTGCGGGAGGGACGGGTTCGAGGTGGCAAGGCGGGCACCGGTCTCGGGGTGGCCTCGGTCGAGATGTCGCTGGCGCGGCTGAGAGAGGCGCTCGACCGGGCGGTGACGCGGCGCCTCGTCGAGGTGAACGTCGCCCGGGAGGTGACGATCCCCCGGAACCTTCGGAAAGCGGAACGGCGGACGAAAGCGATGCTCCCGCCCTGGAACCTCGCGGAGGTACGCGCCTTCGTGTGCGCGGTCAAGGACGACCGACTGTGCGCCGCTTTCCTTCTGTCCCTGATGGGACTGCGGCCGGCGGAGATCTGCGGGATGCGCTGGGCCGACGTCGATCTGGGAAGGGCCACCCTGGCTGTCACCCGGACCCGGACGCTGATGGGCAACCGGTTCGTGGTCGAAAAGGATGCGAAGTCGCTTGCTGGTGAGCGGCAGCTTCCCCTGCCCGATCTGGTGGGGGAGGCCCTCGCCGGCTTCAAGGCCACGCAGATCGCCGAGAAGCTCGCGGCGGGGGAGAGGTACGAGGACAACGGGTACGTGCTCGTAGATCGACTCGGCAGGGCACTCAACGGGCGGCAGCTGCGTGAGCGGGCGTACCAGGTCATGGCCGAGAACGCGCTGCGCCGGGTCCGTTTGTACGACGCCCGCGCGAGCTGTTTCACCTATCTGGCGAACAACGGGGTGCCGGACCATCTGCTTGCCCGCTGGGCAGGGCACACCGACGTCCGGACGACGAAGCGTTGGTATGTGAAGCCGGATGTGGAGGATCTACGGCCGGCCGCGGATACGTGGGGAGAACTGGCGAGGGCCCCCGCCCCCGCTCACGAAGAGAATGTGAGATGTGGGAGCGTGAAGGGGTGA
- a CDS encoding Cmx/CmrA family chloramphenicol efflux MFS transporter, translating into MPFAVYALGLAVFAQGTSEFMLSGLVTDIAADLHVSIPAAGLLTSAFAIGMVVGAPLMALFSRNWPRRRALLFFLCVFSAVHVVGALTPGYGVLLATRVAGALANAGFWAVALVTAVSMVGPEARARATSVVVGGVTIACVAGVPAGAALGGQWGWRSAFWAVALVSVPAVVVIARTIPGTRPKAAPARARVELRALARPRLLLTLLTSALVQGATFCAFSYVEPLATRVTGLDAGWVPVLLALFGLGSFVGVTVAGRVVDARPRAFTAAGLVALTVGWTGLALSAGNPFATVALVAVQGMLAFGTGTALISWVFRLAADAPTLSGSFATSAFNVGGALGPWFGGLAIGAGFGFRSPLWVSVLLMVLALGTAWASLGMRRAAGRRSPDRVPAVREQSG; encoded by the coding sequence ATGCCTTTTGCCGTGTACGCACTCGGGCTCGCCGTCTTCGCCCAGGGCACATCCGAGTTCATGCTGTCCGGTCTGGTCACGGACATCGCCGCCGACCTCCACGTATCGATTCCGGCCGCCGGGCTGCTGACCTCGGCCTTCGCGATCGGGATGGTCGTCGGGGCGCCGCTGATGGCGCTCTTCAGCCGTAACTGGCCGCGCCGCCGCGCCCTGTTGTTCTTCCTCTGTGTCTTCAGCGCCGTCCATGTCGTCGGCGCACTCACCCCCGGCTACGGGGTGCTCCTGGCGACGCGGGTCGCCGGGGCGCTGGCGAATGCCGGTTTCTGGGCCGTGGCCCTGGTGACCGCGGTCTCCATGGTGGGGCCCGAGGCCCGGGCACGCGCCACGTCCGTGGTCGTCGGGGGCGTCACCATCGCCTGCGTGGCCGGAGTGCCCGCCGGTGCGGCGCTGGGTGGGCAGTGGGGGTGGCGGTCGGCGTTCTGGGCCGTGGCGCTGGTCTCCGTACCGGCCGTCGTCGTGATCGCCAGGACGATTCCGGGGACCCGGCCGAAGGCCGCCCCGGCGCGCGCCCGCGTCGAGCTGCGGGCCCTGGCCCGTCCGCGACTGCTGCTCACGCTGCTGACGAGCGCCCTCGTGCAGGGCGCGACCTTCTGTGCGTTCTCCTACGTCGAACCGCTCGCCACCCGGGTCACCGGACTCGATGCCGGCTGGGTGCCCGTTCTGCTCGCACTGTTCGGCCTGGGCTCGTTCGTCGGGGTCACCGTCGCCGGCCGGGTCGTCGACGCACGGCCCCGCGCATTCACCGCGGCCGGTCTGGTCGCGCTCACCGTCGGCTGGACCGGGCTCGCGCTGAGCGCGGGGAACCCGTTCGCGACGGTCGCGCTCGTCGCGGTCCAGGGGATGCTCGCGTTCGGCACCGGGACGGCGCTGATCTCGTGGGTGTTCCGGCTGGCGGCCGACGCGCCGACCCTGTCCGGCTCGTTCGCCACATCCGCGTTCAATGTGGGCGGCGCGCTCGGCCCCTGGTTCGGCGGACTCGCGATCGGTGCGGGATTCGGCTTCCGCTCACCACTGTGGGTGAGTGTGCTGCTGATGGTTCTGGCGCTGGGCACCGCCTGGGCGTCGCTGGGCATGCGCCGGGCCGCCGGCCGGCGGAGCCCGGACCGCGTTCCCGCGGTCCGGGAGCAGAGTGGATGA
- a CDS encoding collagen-like protein → MSTHASPGKARRRTDIWFAVGVLLAVFILGWVVVTMQQMGHDLRTANETRDALAQQVERLGESPVAGPPGSRGQPGASVVGPPGPQGDQGAPGPIGPTGPVGPSGSPGADGKDGAAGVGTPGPTGAPGTDGQSVVGPAGPKGDTGPAGPPGTDGKNGTDGRDGKNGQVCPDGYSLQVPPDDPDALVCRRTGAANSTPDQSRSLLGLGALAATSIYRRLDG, encoded by the coding sequence GTGAGTACCCACGCGTCGCCCGGAAAGGCCCGGCGCCGCACTGATATCTGGTTCGCCGTGGGCGTGCTGCTGGCGGTGTTCATCCTGGGCTGGGTCGTGGTGACGATGCAGCAGATGGGCCACGACCTCCGCACCGCGAACGAGACGCGCGACGCCCTGGCTCAGCAGGTCGAGCGGCTGGGGGAGTCCCCGGTGGCCGGCCCGCCCGGCAGCCGCGGCCAGCCCGGGGCCTCCGTCGTCGGTCCACCCGGGCCACAGGGCGACCAAGGCGCTCCTGGCCCGATCGGTCCCACTGGCCCTGTGGGCCCGAGTGGCAGCCCCGGAGCGGACGGGAAGGACGGCGCTGCTGGCGTCGGCACACCAGGCCCCACGGGGGCCCCGGGTACGGACGGGCAATCTGTCGTAGGTCCGGCTGGCCCGAAGGGCGACACCGGTCCCGCCGGTCCACCGGGCACCGACGGCAAGAACGGCACGGACGGGCGCGACGGCAAGAACGGGCAGGTCTGCCCGGACGGCTACAGTCTCCAGGTGCCGCCGGATGATCCGGATGCCCTGGTATGCCGCCGTACTGGCGCCGCCAATTCGACGCCGGACCAGTCCCGCAGCCTTCTCGGCCTCGGTGCCCTGGCGGCAACCTCGATTTACAGGAGACTTGATGGCTGA
- a CDS encoding DUF6233 domain-containing protein, producing MYDLPPDLPRLRTLETYLGMLLAEVQQQIATVEQRGEQQSKEPRDREQPSKAPRRPPTPDWGIVDAGAGSPTTEVHRGDCWAAGKKLRPISRERAVAELADGATACEVCRPDTVLDAP from the coding sequence ATGTACGACCTTCCGCCTGATCTGCCACGCCTCCGCACCCTGGAGACGTACCTCGGCATGCTGCTGGCCGAGGTGCAGCAGCAGATCGCCACAGTCGAGCAGCGGGGCGAGCAGCAGAGCAAGGAGCCGCGGGACCGCGAGCAGCCGAGCAAGGCGCCGCGCCGCCCGCCCACTCCGGACTGGGGCATCGTTGACGCCGGCGCCGGTTCGCCGACCACTGAGGTCCACCGCGGCGACTGCTGGGCTGCCGGAAAGAAGCTGCGACCCATCAGTCGGGAGCGGGCCGTCGCCGAGCTCGCCGACGGGGCCACAGCCTGCGAGGTGTGCCGGCCGGACACCGTGCTCGACGCGCCGTGA
- a CDS encoding DUF6131 family protein yields MIVIGVVLLIVAFLAKITILWTVGIILIVIGAILFLLGHLGHAVGGRRHYW; encoded by the coding sequence GTGATCGTCATCGGAGTCGTTCTGCTGATTGTGGCGTTCTTGGCCAAGATCACCATCCTGTGGACTGTCGGGATCATCCTGATCGTGATCGGGGCCATCCTGTTCCTGCTGGGACACCTGGGCCACGCGGTCGGCGGACGACGGCATTACTGGTAG
- a CDS encoding DUF6278 family protein — MNIPFLDNWRKRHDGTRGAGLAAAVAADPEGVAELLAECELLRVRAGQRGLELDDTPDSLAALDQLPPRWRDDPEELPWLGNDAGLYLGTVLVRNVPGAVWNIWPSGQPVVRLASGREIDVVEAGLDWAMAGSPELSQVYSESAEG, encoded by the coding sequence ATGAACATCCCTTTCTTGGACAACTGGCGTAAGCGTCACGACGGTACGCGAGGGGCGGGGCTCGCCGCCGCCGTCGCGGCCGATCCCGAGGGCGTGGCCGAGCTGCTTGCCGAATGCGAGCTGCTGCGTGTCCGGGCAGGGCAACGGGGGCTCGAACTCGACGACACCCCGGACTCGTTGGCGGCTCTCGACCAGTTGCCGCCGCGCTGGCGCGACGATCCCGAGGAGCTGCCCTGGCTGGGCAACGACGCGGGGCTCTACCTCGGCACGGTTCTGGTGCGCAATGTCCCTGGTGCGGTCTGGAACATCTGGCCGAGCGGGCAGCCCGTGGTGCGGCTGGCCTCGGGGCGGGAGATCGATGTGGTCGAGGCCGGGCTGGACTGGGCGATGGCGGGCAGCCCCGAGCTCTCGCAGGTGTACTCGGAATCGGCCGAGGGGTAG
- the pcaC gene encoding 4-carboxymuconolactone decarboxylase, whose product MWEREGVSEKNVETLQYRFDGPEEAPVLVMGTFLGATWHMWDRQIPELTQHWRVLRFDLPGHGGAPAHPASAVTELADRLLATLDGLGVQRFGYAGCSLGGAIGADLALRHPHRVASLALIAASPRFGSADEFRQRGVVVRTNGLEPMARSAPERWFTPGFAAAQPAIVEWAVQMVRTTDPGCYIAACEALAAFDIRGDLGRITVPTLVLVGAEDRVTGPGDARTLVAGIPDARLALVPGASHFAPVEQPGAVTDLLLTHFSMAWQDTLAAIPAPPFTPQLSTPVLPVAEITAAARPETGTTGRADRYEPGMKVRREVLGDAHVDRTLAASDDFTGDFQELVTRYTWGEVWTREGLDRRTRSCVTLTALVAAGRLESLAAHVTAALRNGLTPAEIKEVLMQTAVYCGVPAASAAFSIAQTVIQEETTLRP is encoded by the coding sequence ATGTGGGAGCGTGAAGGGGTGAGTGAGAAGAACGTCGAAACCCTGCAATACCGCTTTGACGGGCCGGAAGAGGCCCCGGTCCTCGTCATGGGGACCTTCCTCGGTGCTACATGGCACATGTGGGACCGGCAGATACCGGAGCTCACCCAGCACTGGCGGGTCCTGCGTTTTGACCTTCCCGGCCACGGCGGCGCCCCCGCCCACCCGGCTTCCGCCGTCACCGAACTCGCCGACCGGCTGCTGGCCACTCTCGACGGGCTCGGGGTCCAGCGCTTCGGGTACGCAGGCTGCTCCCTCGGCGGCGCGATCGGCGCCGACCTCGCGCTGCGCCACCCGCACCGGGTCGCTTCGCTCGCCCTGATCGCCGCCTCGCCCCGGTTCGGCAGCGCCGACGAATTCCGCCAGCGCGGCGTGGTCGTCCGCACCAACGGGCTGGAACCGATGGCCCGCAGCGCGCCGGAGCGCTGGTTCACCCCGGGCTTCGCCGCCGCGCAGCCCGCCATCGTCGAGTGGGCCGTCCAGATGGTCCGCACCACCGACCCCGGCTGCTACATCGCCGCCTGCGAAGCCCTCGCCGCCTTCGACATCCGCGGCGACCTCGGCCGCATCACCGTCCCGACCCTCGTCCTGGTCGGCGCCGAGGACCGGGTCACCGGGCCCGGCGACGCCCGCACCCTGGTCGCGGGCATACCGGACGCCCGGCTGGCCCTCGTCCCCGGCGCCTCCCACTTCGCCCCGGTCGAGCAGCCCGGAGCCGTCACCGATCTGCTCCTCACCCACTTCTCCATGGCCTGGCAGGACACCCTCGCCGCCATCCCCGCCCCGCCGTTCACTCCGCAACTCTCCACCCCCGTGCTGCCCGTCGCCGAGATCACCGCCGCCGCGCGGCCGGAGACCGGCACCACCGGACGCGCAGACCGGTACGAGCCCGGCATGAAGGTGCGCCGCGAGGTGCTCGGTGACGCCCATGTGGACCGCACCCTGGCCGCCTCCGACGACTTCACCGGCGACTTCCAGGAGCTCGTCACGCGCTACACCTGGGGCGAGGTGTGGACCCGGGAGGGCCTGGACCGCCGCACCCGCAGCTGCGTCACGCTCACCGCGCTGGTCGCCGCCGGCCGTCTGGAGAGCCTGGCCGCGCACGTCACGGCCGCACTGCGCAACGGCCTCACCCCGGCCGAGATCAAGGAGGTGCTGATGCAGACCGCCGTGTACTGCGGCGTGCCGGCCGCGAGCGCCGCGTTCTCGATCGCCCAGACCGTGATTCAGGAAGAAACGACGCTCCGCCCGTAG
- a CDS encoding helix-turn-helix domain-containing protein gives METGRIGRRIACWRERRGFTQADFGRLMGQTRRWVQDLEGGQRQQDPRLSVLVRAAEVLRIPLEQLLMDGPPEPPPATTPPVEALAVIDVLYRNDEDGDPPPLAELRRRLTYCCEAFQACHYGALGRDLPTLIVRSRQSAARAGAEASEAHALLSRVLQLTASFLHKYGPATAVQAAVVADRALAAAERSGDAVAIGAASRRVAKSLTYQQQPRAAVDFAIGAARRLSMELEASGPLGLSTLGMLYLNAAIAAASVDRSTAAVRQASEHVDQAAEVADQQGADLDEDYTMFGPTNVGLHRVDVLTKFEDGWSAIEAADGLNGEALYGLSKERQAQHLITMARAQLLTRRKETAAESLIEAARLAPEEVIGRQSTVDLVADVVGATPVPGGDLRRLAARCGLPA, from the coding sequence ATGGAGACTGGGCGTATCGGCCGACGCATCGCCTGCTGGCGAGAGCGGCGCGGCTTCACACAAGCGGACTTCGGTCGGCTGATGGGGCAAACCCGCAGGTGGGTGCAGGATCTGGAGGGCGGGCAGCGTCAGCAGGACCCACGCTTATCAGTGTTGGTGCGCGCGGCCGAAGTCCTGCGCATCCCCCTGGAGCAGCTACTGATGGACGGGCCTCCTGAGCCGCCCCCGGCGACCACGCCACCAGTCGAGGCGCTTGCCGTCATTGACGTCCTGTACCGCAACGACGAGGACGGGGATCCCCCGCCGCTTGCGGAGCTGCGACGCAGGCTGACCTACTGCTGCGAGGCGTTCCAGGCCTGCCACTACGGGGCGCTCGGCCGAGACCTTCCCACACTGATCGTCAGGTCAAGGCAGTCCGCCGCGCGCGCCGGCGCTGAGGCCAGCGAGGCTCACGCCCTGCTGTCGCGCGTTCTGCAGCTGACCGCGTCCTTCCTTCACAAGTACGGTCCGGCAACAGCCGTGCAGGCCGCTGTGGTTGCCGACCGAGCCCTGGCTGCGGCCGAACGCTCCGGTGATGCGGTGGCGATCGGTGCGGCGTCGAGGCGGGTCGCGAAGTCGCTCACGTACCAGCAGCAGCCGCGCGCGGCCGTGGACTTCGCCATAGGGGCGGCGCGGCGCCTGTCCATGGAGCTGGAGGCGAGCGGGCCGCTGGGGCTGTCGACGCTCGGCATGCTGTACCTGAACGCGGCGATCGCAGCCGCATCCGTGGACCGGTCGACGGCCGCAGTGCGCCAGGCCAGTGAGCACGTGGACCAGGCTGCAGAGGTAGCTGACCAGCAGGGTGCCGACCTCGACGAGGACTACACGATGTTCGGGCCGACGAACGTCGGGTTGCACCGAGTGGATGTGCTCACCAAGTTCGAGGACGGGTGGTCAGCGATCGAAGCCGCGGACGGGCTGAACGGCGAAGCGCTGTACGGGCTGTCGAAGGAGCGGCAGGCGCAGCACCTCATCACGATGGCACGCGCTCAGCTCTTGACACGGCGGAAGGAAACCGCTGCCGAGTCGCTGATCGAAGCGGCGCGGCTGGCCCCGGAAGAGGTCATTGGCCGACAGTCCACGGTCGACCTCGTCGCCGACGTGGTCGGAGCGACCCCGGTTCCCGGCGGGGACTTGCGCCGCCTGGCCGCGCGATGTGGACTCCCCGCATGA
- a CDS encoding recombinase family protein, which translates to MAATGFSGKLSTEERPTLMAAVEYVREGDMLCVQEVDRLGRTLLEGLIVLNDLFERGIAVKVLEGIAAGEHTERSLILDLALALAEDRRRDIVRKTKNGLEAARKRGRVGGRKPVMTEALTVQAAALRGRGFTIRQIQPHLRIAEGANKGKNPSIGAISQALQAHDAEQ; encoded by the coding sequence ATGGCGGCCACGGGGTTTAGTGGCAAGCTCAGCACCGAGGAGCGGCCCACACTCATGGCCGCAGTCGAGTACGTGCGCGAAGGCGACATGCTCTGCGTGCAGGAAGTCGACCGCCTTGGTCGCACCCTCCTCGAGGGGCTGATCGTCCTCAACGACCTCTTCGAGCGAGGCATCGCCGTCAAGGTGCTCGAAGGCATCGCCGCCGGCGAGCACACAGAACGCTCCCTCATCCTCGACTTGGCCCTGGCCCTGGCTGAGGACCGCCGCCGAGACATCGTGAGGAAGACGAAGAATGGCCTCGAGGCCGCCCGCAAGCGTGGACGCGTTGGCGGGCGCAAGCCCGTCATGACCGAAGCGCTGACCGTCCAAGCGGCCGCCCTCCGGGGCCGCGGCTTCACGATTCGGCAGATTCAGCCGCATTTGCGGATCGCCGAGGGTGCGAACAAGGGGAAGAACCCCAGCATCGGGGCCATCTCCCAGGCGCTACAGGCCCACGACGCCGAGCAGTGA
- a CDS encoding MBL fold metallo-hydrolase, whose product MNAANPMHLTLTKKTHSCIRLEKDGRTLVIDPGAFSEQDAAVGADAILVTHEHPDHFDEGRLRAGLEANPAAEIWTLRSVADRLSAAFPGRVHTVGHGDTFSAAGFDVQVHGELHAVIHPDIPRITNIGFLVDGSLFHPGDALTVPDRPVDTLMLPVMAPWNKISEVIDYVREVKPRRAIDIHDALLTDLARPIYDNQIGSLGGTDHGRLAPGDSTGL is encoded by the coding sequence ATGAACGCTGCGAACCCCATGCACCTGACACTGACCAAGAAGACGCACTCCTGCATCCGTCTGGAGAAGGACGGGCGGACACTCGTCATCGACCCGGGCGCCTTCTCGGAGCAGGACGCCGCCGTCGGCGCCGACGCGATCCTGGTGACGCACGAGCACCCCGACCACTTCGACGAGGGGCGGCTGCGCGCCGGCCTGGAGGCCAACCCGGCCGCCGAGATCTGGACCCTGCGCAGCGTCGCCGACCGGCTGTCCGCGGCCTTCCCCGGCCGCGTCCACACCGTCGGGCACGGCGACACCTTCTCCGCGGCGGGCTTCGACGTACAGGTGCACGGCGAACTGCACGCGGTGATCCACCCGGACATCCCGCGGATCACCAACATCGGCTTCCTGGTGGACGGTTCGCTCTTCCACCCGGGCGACGCGCTCACCGTCCCCGACCGGCCGGTCGACACCCTGATGCTTCCGGTGATGGCCCCCTGGAACAAGATCTCCGAGGTCATCGACTACGTACGCGAGGTCAAGCCGCGCCGCGCCATCGACATCCACGACGCGCTCCTCACCGACCTGGCCCGCCCGATCTACGACAACCAGATCGGCAGTCTCGGCGGCACCGACCACGGCCGTCTGGCCCCGGGGGACTCGACCGGCCTGTGA
- a CDS encoding helix-turn-helix domain-containing protein, whose product MPADLPPWILERRRTLGDRIRDRRMHQNLTQEQLAHRAEISRDTIQRIEGAQNDARISRLWRIAAALDTTVASLLGE is encoded by the coding sequence GTGCCTGCCGACCTGCCGCCCTGGATCCTCGAACGCCGCCGCACCCTCGGCGACCGCATCCGCGACCGGCGCATGCACCAAAACCTCACCCAGGAGCAGCTCGCCCACCGGGCCGAGATCTCTCGCGACACGATCCAGCGCATCGAAGGCGCCCAAAACGACGCACGAATCAGCCGCCTATGGCGCATCGCCGCAGCTCTCGACACCACCGTCGCCTCGCTCCTTGGTGAGTAG
- a CDS encoding flavoprotein: MTKRVLYLIACAAGPTQYIDEGVRQAQTRGWDTCLILTPAAATWWEPRMAELEKLTGHPVRSRHKLPWEKDALPKADAMLVAPLSCTSLNKWGNGIADTLALGLVSEGVHMGVPVVAMPYFNQAQGAQLAVARSIADLRSQGVLFLDGPGGYESHPPKQGNPAGFPWHLALDAVGTVVSPSP, from the coding sequence ATGACGAAGCGAGTTCTCTACCTCATCGCCTGCGCGGCCGGCCCGACCCAGTACATCGACGAGGGTGTCCGGCAGGCGCAGACCCGCGGCTGGGACACCTGCCTGATCCTGACGCCGGCCGCTGCGACCTGGTGGGAGCCGCGAATGGCCGAGCTTGAGAAGCTGACCGGGCACCCGGTGAGGTCTCGGCACAAGCTCCCCTGGGAGAAAGACGCGCTGCCAAAGGCCGACGCCATGCTCGTCGCCCCGCTCAGCTGCACCAGCCTGAACAAGTGGGGCAACGGCATCGCCGACACTTTGGCTCTTGGGCTGGTATCCGAGGGCGTACACATGGGCGTGCCGGTGGTTGCAATGCCGTACTTCAATCAGGCACAGGGCGCTCAGCTGGCCGTAGCCCGTAGCATCGCTGACCTCCGCAGCCAGGGCGTGCTCTTCCTCGACGGCCCGGGCGGGTACGAGTCTCATCCGCCGAAGCAAGGCAATCCTGCTGGCTTCCCGTGGCATCTCGCCCTCGACGCGGTCGGCACCGTTGTCAGTCCCTCGCCGTAG